The following are encoded in a window of Brockia lithotrophica genomic DNA:
- a CDS encoding bifunctional folylpolyglutamate synthase/dihydrofolate synthase has protein sequence MEEEWWFHSYNRGKPLAKDVEEARRPEWAARLLEALGHPEAGMRVAVVTGSKGKGTTAFLLARLWERLDPDGGPVGLFVGPHLHDVRERIRLRGDPIPHEAFSHFSAVVQPVYTSLLSEVRHEAGEYIGPLAPLLAVAFLFFRASGVRRAVLEVGRGGLYDEVNVVPHEAAVITALFPEHLDAFGPTLEHVARHKWGIVTRDVRDVFVGALDAEGLRALGRAAEERQGPLWVRTHLSLERFAGGPLSPAAREIEAHRAAARPRLFLYGRDFAACDVLLGPEATTFRYCEYASVSREGSTDAAQGEEGIVLPLLGAHQARNYALAYRAARRLAGDPPLAGERRFEGPLPWPGRLELLGREPDVLVDGAISRQAAEEARRVLEEAFGVPPRPLVVVLGLPHGKDVDGVADVLAPVARKLLLVPVVAAHLRPADYAAVLQKYPHAAEERELGAAVSRALREAGRSGVVLFAGTQTFVAAVRREWLGRTRLG, from the coding sequence TTGGAAGAGGAGTGGTGGTTTCACTCGTACAACCGCGGGAAACCCTTGGCCAAGGACGTAGAAGAGGCGCGTCGTCCGGAGTGGGCCGCGCGTCTCCTTGAGGCTCTCGGCCATCCCGAGGCGGGGATGCGCGTGGCGGTGGTGACCGGGAGCAAGGGGAAGGGAACTACGGCCTTTCTCCTCGCCCGTCTGTGGGAACGCCTCGACCCCGACGGCGGTCCCGTGGGGCTCTTTGTCGGCCCGCACCTGCACGACGTGCGCGAACGCATCCGCCTGCGGGGGGACCCAATCCCGCACGAAGCGTTTTCCCACTTTTCCGCTGTGGTTCAGCCCGTGTATACCTCGCTTTTGTCCGAGGTCCGGCACGAGGCCGGGGAGTACATCGGTCCCCTCGCCCCGCTCCTCGCCGTCGCCTTTCTCTTCTTTCGCGCGTCCGGCGTCCGGCGCGCCGTTCTCGAGGTCGGACGAGGGGGGCTTTACGACGAGGTGAACGTCGTGCCGCACGAGGCGGCGGTGATCACGGCGCTTTTCCCCGAACACCTCGATGCCTTCGGTCCTACCCTCGAGCACGTGGCGCGGCACAAGTGGGGAATCGTCACCCGCGACGTCCGCGACGTCTTCGTGGGCGCCTTGGATGCGGAAGGACTTCGGGCCCTCGGGCGGGCCGCCGAAGAACGCCAAGGTCCCCTCTGGGTACGGACGCACCTCTCGCTCGAACGGTTTGCCGGCGGACCTCTCTCTCCGGCGGCAAGAGAGATTGAAGCGCACCGCGCCGCCGCACGTCCGCGGCTCTTTTTGTACGGCCGCGATTTCGCTGCCTGCGACGTCCTCCTCGGCCCGGAGGCAACGACCTTTCGCTACTGCGAATACGCCTCTGTCTCCCGGGAAGGATCGACCGACGCGGCCCAAGGCGAAGAAGGAATCGTCCTCCCCCTTCTGGGGGCCCATCAGGCGCGGAATTACGCCCTTGCCTACCGGGCGGCGCGCCGCCTCGCCGGAGATCCTCCGCTCGCCGGGGAGAGACGCTTCGAAGGCCCTCTCCCTTGGCCCGGGCGGCTCGAACTCCTGGGGAGGGAGCCAGACGTCCTCGTAGACGGCGCGATTTCCCGCCAGGCGGCGGAAGAGGCGCGCCGCGTCCTCGAAGAGGCGTTCGGCGTTCCGCCGCGCCCCTTGGTCGTCGTCCTCGGTCTTCCTCACGGCAAGGACGTCGACGGCGTGGCGGATGTCCTTGCCCCGGTGGCCCGAAAGCTCCTCCTCGTTCCCGTTGTCGCAGCGCACCTGCGGCCGGCGGACTACGCCGCCGTGCTGCAGAAGTATCCCCACGCCGCGGAAGAACGCGAATTGGGCGCGGCCGTAAGCCGCGCCCTGAGGGAAGCGGGTCGTTCGGGAGTCGTCCTATTCGCGGGTACGCAGACCTTTGTCGCCGCCGTGCGTCGGGAGTGGCTCGGCCGAACGCGGCTCGGATAG
- a CDS encoding ABC transporter substrate-binding protein, translating into MSKSILRVLPVLLLAVFATLLGACGAGGNQKSETSGQANTETAPAGTLTFYTSQPDNDANRLVQAFRERYPKVEVVLFRSGTEEVVAKLRSEKMSGEIRADVLLLADAVTFEALKAEGWLEPYRSPNVEGIPKEFVDPDGTYVGTKVMASIIVVNTKEVTNLPDSWRVFTAPETRGKAIMPSPLYSGAAAYNLGVFVRQPEFGWKFYEDMKANGVVVGKGNGGVLTAVAGGEKAYGMLVDFMAARAKKEGSPVELVYPKEGVPVITEPIAIVKGTKNPKAAQAFVDFVLSEEGQKLAAELGYTPIRPGITPPEGLRSVDSLKVLVADPKEMAKSREEEKEKFANLFR; encoded by the coding sequence TTGTCTAAGTCGATCCTACGCGTTTTACCGGTTCTTTTGCTCGCGGTCTTTGCGACGTTGCTCGGGGCCTGCGGAGCCGGCGGCAATCAAAAGAGCGAAACAAGCGGCCAGGCCAACACCGAAACCGCGCCTGCAGGTACGCTTACTTTTTACACCTCACAACCGGACAACGATGCAAACCGCCTCGTCCAAGCCTTTCGAGAACGTTATCCAAAAGTTGAGGTTGTCCTCTTTCGATCGGGAACAGAAGAAGTCGTCGCCAAACTGAGGTCCGAAAAGATGTCAGGCGAGATTCGGGCCGACGTACTCCTCCTCGCCGACGCGGTCACGTTTGAAGCTCTTAAGGCGGAAGGATGGCTCGAACCATACCGCTCGCCAAACGTCGAAGGAATTCCCAAGGAATTCGTCGACCCAGACGGAACGTACGTGGGAACAAAGGTTATGGCGAGCATCATCGTCGTCAACACAAAGGAAGTCACAAATCTCCCAGATTCTTGGCGCGTCTTCACAGCGCCCGAAACGCGCGGCAAGGCGATCATGCCGAGCCCGCTCTACTCGGGAGCGGCCGCCTACAACCTCGGTGTATTCGTCCGGCAGCCGGAGTTCGGGTGGAAGTTTTATGAAGACATGAAGGCAAACGGCGTCGTCGTTGGAAAAGGGAACGGCGGTGTACTCACCGCCGTTGCGGGCGGAGAAAAGGCTTACGGCATGCTCGTCGATTTCATGGCAGCTCGGGCCAAAAAAGAAGGATCGCCGGTGGAGCTCGTATACCCCAAAGAAGGCGTTCCGGTGATCACGGAGCCAATTGCGATCGTCAAAGGGACGAAAAACCCGAAGGCGGCACAGGCGTTCGTCGACTTTGTCCTTTCCGAAGAAGGACAAAAACTTGCTGCCGAACTCGGGTACACGCCCATTCGTCCGGGGATCACCCCTCCAGAAGGATTACGCTCCGTCGATTCGCTCAAAGTACTCGTGGCGGATCCCAAGGAAATGGCCAAATCGCGGGAAGAGGAAAAAGAAAAGTTTGCCAATCTATTTCGCTGA
- a CDS encoding ABC transporter permease — protein sequence MSRVGEAAVVIAIVAFFAGPLIALLGQSLRLGPSAEMLSLFISPRTTSMLWNTAVMVAGGTALAMVIGTTIGVIVSFTDLPGRTFISVFVWLPLVLPSYVIALSWASLFEKNALLEQTLGILGIPWAGWSIYTLGGMTLVMGLTHYPLVYLFVVRAARNVPETLYLAARASGAPPAFAFSRAVLPLLRPALAAGSALAFLASLDNFGIPAFLGIPGNVPVLSTYIYEQVAGFGPSAFARAATLSLLLVAIAMTGIYGFRKWSQHDVSEAFGEDRWRNPVELGPFKWPLFALVLAFLLFTSVLPLLGLGLGAIVRAYGLPPTPENWTLNHFATVLGDPRIHRAATNSALLSLSAAAGTIVLGTAVTLRQRQSPNFMWRATSSLMTLPFALPGIVVALGLIIFWASPVGNMIGGVYGTLAMLWIAYIVRFSAVGVRSAEAAFSRLDVRLEQAAQVSGARLGVRLSRIVFPLVAGELLGGMLLVVLLAGTELTLSALLASSGQETVGMRIFQMEQGGALSEARAFAFTIATFVLFLFALSEAFRKRRLQMQEQKEEPIASGGWS from the coding sequence GTGTCCCGGGTAGGAGAGGCGGCGGTGGTCATCGCCATCGTCGCCTTTTTTGCCGGACCCCTTATCGCCCTTTTGGGCCAGAGCTTGCGGCTCGGACCTTCTGCGGAAATGCTCTCGCTCTTCATCTCGCCCAGAACGACGTCGATGCTCTGGAATACGGCGGTCATGGTGGCCGGCGGAACGGCACTCGCCATGGTCATTGGCACAACAATCGGGGTGATCGTGTCGTTTACCGATTTGCCCGGTCGAACCTTCATCTCCGTCTTCGTGTGGCTGCCCCTCGTCCTCCCGTCGTACGTCATTGCCTTGAGTTGGGCCTCGCTGTTCGAAAAAAACGCGCTTTTAGAGCAGACCTTAGGGATTCTAGGCATACCTTGGGCCGGATGGTCGATCTACACCCTAGGCGGCATGACGTTGGTCATGGGGCTTACCCATTACCCCCTCGTGTACCTGTTCGTCGTCCGAGCCGCACGCAACGTTCCCGAAACCCTGTACTTGGCAGCCCGAGCCTCGGGAGCCCCTCCCGCTTTCGCGTTTTCCCGCGCCGTACTTCCGCTTTTGCGCCCGGCTCTCGCCGCGGGAAGCGCGTTGGCGTTTTTGGCATCTCTGGACAACTTCGGCATCCCCGCCTTCCTCGGCATTCCGGGGAACGTTCCGGTGCTTTCGACCTACATCTATGAGCAGGTGGCCGGGTTTGGACCTTCGGCCTTCGCTCGCGCAGCGACGCTCAGCCTGCTCCTCGTGGCGATCGCCATGACGGGGATTTACGGTTTCCGGAAGTGGTCGCAACACGACGTCTCGGAAGCGTTCGGCGAGGATAGATGGAGAAACCCCGTAGAACTCGGGCCTTTCAAGTGGCCCCTCTTTGCGCTCGTCCTCGCCTTCTTGCTTTTCACGAGCGTGCTTCCTCTTCTGGGACTCGGTTTGGGAGCGATCGTTCGGGCTTACGGCTTACCCCCGACGCCGGAAAACTGGACGCTCAACCACTTTGCCACCGTGCTCGGGGACCCGCGAATTCACCGGGCGGCGACGAACAGTGCGCTCCTGTCGCTGAGCGCCGCCGCAGGAACGATCGTCCTGGGGACGGCGGTGACTTTGCGACAGCGCCAATCTCCGAACTTCATGTGGAGGGCTACGAGCAGTCTCATGACCCTCCCCTTCGCCCTTCCGGGAATCGTCGTCGCCTTGGGTCTCATCATCTTCTGGGCTTCGCCCGTGGGCAACATGATCGGCGGCGTTTACGGAACGCTCGCCATGCTCTGGATCGCCTACATCGTACGGTTCAGTGCAGTTGGCGTACGATCTGCCGAAGCCGCCTTCTCCCGCCTGGACGTGCGTTTGGAACAAGCCGCCCAAGTGAGCGGGGCACGTCTCGGAGTACGATTATCCCGCATCGTGTTTCCGCTCGTCGCAGGCGAACTTCTCGGAGGCATGCTCCTCGTCGTCCTCCTCGCCGGCACGGAGCTCACGCTTTCCGCCCTCCTCGCCTCCTCTGGACAGGAAACGGTAGGCATGCGCATTTTCCAAATGGAACAGGGCGGGGCGCTGTCTGAGGCAAGGGCGTTTGCCTTTACCATCGCCACGTTTGTCCTTTTCCTCTTTGCTTTGTCCGAGGCATTCCGCAAACGCAGGTTGCAGATGCAAGAACAAAAGGAAGAGCCGATCGCGAGCGGGGGATGGTCGTGA
- a CDS encoding ABC transporter ATP-binding protein — MKVELSGVSVKLGNRTVLREVSLSVPSGAFLAVLGPSGSGKTTLLHAIAGFVPLESGTISFDGQIVSRAGYRLPPEEREVGVVFQSFALWPHMTVEEHITFPLLQRRRRRFRTELEGKGIFRRTIGKYLSNKTQSKPKEDAAVETIEHEVEKLLKLTELLPFRKRFPSELSGGQKQRVAFARALAASRKLLLLDEPFSHLDAPLRATMQLELAKLHRTTGSTVIFVTHDREEALALADLIAVVKDGRVVQIGPPDEVYLQPNSPFVAAFVAGAALVPGTWRGKWFTPLGYVGDEVWDGTSIPPAFREAGCFPVRPEEWVLRKYPPGIPVRIVRRAYEGRTVRLTVELAATEINPDEVQCNERETADWPFRKTSFDLFVSPQKYRDICTDPGQIRHIILRKSGTNIGSRTKNDNNV; from the coding sequence GTGAAGGTGGAACTTTCCGGGGTTTCGGTGAAACTGGGAAACCGAACGGTGCTTAGAGAAGTCTCCCTCTCTGTTCCTTCCGGAGCTTTTTTGGCCGTACTCGGGCCGTCGGGGAGCGGCAAAACGACGCTCTTACATGCGATTGCAGGTTTTGTCCCTTTGGAGTCAGGAACGATTTCCTTTGACGGACAAATCGTAAGTCGGGCAGGATACCGGTTGCCTCCCGAAGAGCGGGAAGTCGGGGTCGTCTTCCAATCGTTCGCCCTTTGGCCCCACATGACGGTCGAAGAGCACATCACCTTCCCCCTTCTTCAACGGCGTCGCCGCCGCTTCCGAACTGAACTTGAAGGAAAGGGGATCTTCCGCCGTACGATCGGGAAATATCTATCCAACAAAACCCAATCCAAGCCAAAAGAGGATGCTGCCGTAGAAACGATAGAACACGAAGTAGAGAAGCTCCTCAAACTGACGGAGCTACTGCCTTTCCGCAAACGGTTCCCCAGCGAACTTTCTGGAGGACAAAAGCAACGGGTAGCGTTTGCCCGCGCTCTGGCTGCGTCGAGAAAGCTCCTCCTCCTGGACGAGCCGTTTTCCCACCTCGACGCCCCCCTTCGCGCCACCATGCAATTGGAGTTGGCCAAACTTCACCGGACAACCGGAAGCACTGTAATCTTTGTCACCCACGATCGAGAAGAAGCCCTGGCGCTTGCGGATCTCATCGCAGTGGTAAAGGACGGGCGTGTAGTGCAAATCGGCCCACCGGATGAGGTCTATTTACAACCGAATTCGCCGTTTGTCGCCGCCTTTGTCGCCGGTGCAGCCCTCGTCCCCGGAACGTGGCGGGGAAAGTGGTTTACTCCTTTGGGATATGTAGGCGATGAGGTTTGGGACGGAACCAGCATCCCCCCTGCGTTTCGCGAAGCTGGGTGCTTTCCGGTGCGACCGGAAGAATGGGTTCTTCGCAAATATCCCCCGGGGATCCCAGTACGAATCGTGAGGCGCGCGTACGAAGGACGAACTGTCCGTTTGACAGTTGAACTCGCCGCGACAGAAATCAATCCCGACGAAGTGCAATGCAATGAAAGAGAGACAGCCGACTGGCCATTCCGTAAGACGTCGTTTGATTTATTTGTCTCACCACAAAAGTATCGCGACATATGCACGGACCCTGGACAAATTAGGCATATTATTCTAAGGAAAAGCGGAACAAATATAGGATCACGAACAAAAAATGATAACAATGTTTAA
- the obgE gene encoding GTPase ObgE yields the protein MFVDEAKIYVKGGDGGNGAVAFRREKYVPLGGPAGGDGGRGGDVILEVDEGLRTLVDFRFRRHFKAERGEHGQGKNRHGRDGRDLVLKVPPGTIVYDATTGERLADLTRPGQRFVVARGGRGGRGNARFATHANPAPRIAEKGEPGEERWVRLELRLLADVGLVGFPNAGKSSLLAAVTRANPEVAPYPFTTLNPILGVVRLGEGRSFVIADLPGIIEGAHAGAGLGHRFLRHISRTRLLLLVLDMAATEGRDPYEDYRTLRKELELYHPELARRPYFVVANKMDLPEAEEHLARFRARLAESGEDVPVYPISAVTHSGLDELLLAVERALRELPPPLELSEDGLRDEGGVWEEEDWEEDVSPPTFEEGRAREGTSVPEREATRDEEGFVITREGDTFVVYAPRLLRLIERFGLESDEALLRVQREMRRMRLEEALRARGATSGSPVRIGPYEFELIDGAEP from the coding sequence GTGTTTGTCGACGAGGCCAAGATCTACGTTAAAGGAGGCGATGGCGGCAACGGTGCCGTTGCCTTTCGTCGCGAAAAGTACGTTCCCTTGGGCGGCCCAGCGGGCGGCGATGGTGGGCGCGGAGGCGATGTCATCCTCGAGGTGGACGAAGGGCTGCGCACGCTCGTGGACTTTCGTTTCCGTCGTCACTTTAAGGCAGAGAGGGGGGAACACGGGCAGGGCAAAAACCGCCACGGCCGTGACGGCCGTGACCTCGTCCTCAAGGTCCCTCCGGGTACAATCGTCTACGACGCGACGACCGGCGAGCGGCTTGCGGACCTCACGCGTCCGGGACAGCGCTTCGTCGTCGCCCGTGGCGGGCGGGGCGGTCGGGGGAATGCGCGTTTTGCCACGCACGCCAATCCGGCGCCTCGGATTGCGGAGAAGGGAGAGCCGGGGGAGGAACGCTGGGTGCGCCTCGAACTTCGGCTCCTCGCCGACGTCGGGCTCGTCGGCTTCCCCAACGCCGGGAAATCTTCGCTGCTCGCTGCGGTGACGCGGGCCAACCCCGAAGTCGCGCCGTACCCGTTCACGACGCTCAACCCGATCCTCGGGGTCGTCCGTCTCGGAGAAGGTCGAAGTTTTGTGATCGCCGACCTCCCCGGCATCATCGAAGGTGCGCATGCCGGGGCCGGGCTCGGGCACCGGTTTCTCCGCCACATTTCCCGCACGCGCCTCCTCCTCCTCGTCCTCGACATGGCCGCAACGGAAGGACGCGATCCGTACGAGGACTACCGAACGTTGCGCAAGGAACTCGAGCTCTACCACCCGGAGCTCGCGCGCCGGCCGTACTTCGTCGTGGCGAACAAGATGGACCTCCCCGAGGCGGAAGAACACCTCGCGCGGTTCCGCGCCCGCTTGGCGGAGTCTGGGGAGGACGTTCCCGTCTACCCCATTTCCGCGGTCACGCACTCCGGACTCGATGAACTCCTCCTCGCCGTCGAACGCGCGCTGCGCGAACTCCCCCCTCCGCTCGAGCTTTCGGAGGACGGCCTGAGGGACGAAGGCGGTGTGTGGGAGGAAGAGGATTGGGAGGAGGACGTCTCCCCGCCGACGTTCGAAGAGGGGCGAGCACGCGAGGGTACTTCTGTTCCTGAGCGCGAAGCCACACGAGACGAGGAAGGGTTTGTGATCACACGCGAGGGAGACACCTTCGTCGTGTACGCGCCGCGCCTTTTGCGCCTCATCGAGCGCTTCGGCCTCGAAAGCGACGAGGCCCTCCTCCGCGTCCAGCGGGAGATGCGGCGGATGCGCCTGGAAGAAGCCCTGCGCGCCCGCGGGGCGACCTCTGGTTCTCCCGTGCGCATCGGTCCTTACGAGTTCGAACTCATCGACGGTGCAGAACCGTAG
- a CDS encoding Spo0B domain-containing protein: MRDPHARVGEFLRLRRHAFANELQLLYGYLALDDREGLRRQVEKLVHRIEQEKRLQDSLGDRMFFLLLEWESRLLGIRVHYELGGEDLRSAWSPKRVAFFRKWLRVLERAIAAWETEGDLEVSFRVSASRPRTLTVVFRLRGTADEVGHRAREILEAEGKSLLKSHPGRPQRVVVTHTTSGGCAFRFVWGTRERSKR; encoded by the coding sequence GTGAGAGATCCTCACGCGCGTGTGGGCGAATTTCTGCGCCTGCGTCGCCACGCCTTCGCCAACGAACTCCAGCTTCTCTACGGCTACCTCGCCCTCGACGATCGCGAAGGTTTGCGCCGGCAGGTGGAGAAGTTGGTCCACCGCATCGAGCAAGAAAAGCGCCTCCAAGATTCTCTGGGCGATCGGATGTTTTTCCTCCTCCTGGAGTGGGAATCCCGCCTTCTCGGGATCCGCGTGCACTACGAGTTGGGAGGAGAGGACCTCCGTTCGGCTTGGAGCCCCAAACGGGTGGCGTTTTTTCGCAAATGGCTGCGCGTTTTGGAACGAGCGATAGCCGCATGGGAAACGGAGGGGGACCTCGAAGTGTCCTTCCGCGTGTCTGCGTCCCGTCCCCGCACGTTGACCGTCGTCTTTCGCCTGCGGGGCACCGCGGACGAAGTCGGACACAGGGCACGGGAGATTCTGGAGGCGGAAGGGAAGTCCCTCTTAAAGTCGCATCCCGGGCGACCGCAGCGCGTCGTCGTTACCCACACTACCTCCGGAGGGTGTGCGTTCCGGTTTGTCTGGGGTACGCGGGAACGGTCGAAGAGGTGA
- the rpmA gene encoding 50S ribosomal protein L27, with amino-acid sequence MRYPMDLQFFAQKKAGGSTKNGRDSVGKRLGVKRHDGQFVLAGNILVRQRGTRIYPGPGVGIGKDDTLYARIDGVVRYERFGKDKKRVSVYPVTAEDLEAVEAAE; translated from the coding sequence ATGCGTTACCCCATGGATCTCCAGTTTTTCGCCCAGAAGAAGGCCGGAGGAAGCACGAAGAACGGCCGCGACAGCGTCGGGAAGCGCCTCGGCGTGAAGCGCCACGACGGCCAGTTCGTCCTAGCGGGGAACATCCTCGTCCGCCAGCGGGGCACTCGGATTTACCCGGGGCCTGGCGTAGGGATCGGCAAGGACGACACCCTGTACGCCCGCATCGACGGCGTGGTTCGCTACGAGCGCTTCGGTAAGGACAAGAAGCGCGTGAGCGTGTACCCGGTCACCGCCGAGGACCTCGAGGCGGTCGAGGCGGCGGAGTAA
- a CDS encoding ribosomal-processing cysteine protease Prp produces MVRVRAQREDGRLVEVEVSGHAGYKEKGMDIVCAGISAITLGAANALVSLLDVDAVSEIGQGGYIVFRLPRDLPTEVEERAALILEGMLVALKALEESYPEYLRIEDPDDPRALARP; encoded by the coding sequence ATGGTACGGGTGCGGGCACAGCGCGAGGACGGCCGTCTCGTCGAAGTCGAGGTGAGCGGGCACGCGGGCTACAAGGAAAAGGGCATGGACATTGTCTGTGCGGGGATTTCGGCGATCACCCTCGGCGCGGCCAACGCCCTCGTCTCGCTTCTGGACGTAGACGCCGTTTCGGAGATCGGGCAAGGGGGCTACATCGTATTCCGCCTTCCGCGGGATCTTCCGACGGAAGTGGAAGAGCGTGCGGCCCTCATCCTGGAAGGCATGCTCGTCGCCCTTAAGGCGCTCGAAGAGAGCTACCCAGAGTACCTCCGCATCGAAGACCCCGACGATCCCCGCGCCCTTGCCAGACCCTAG
- the rplU gene encoding 50S ribosomal protein L21, with the protein MYAIVETGGKQVRVEPGKWVDVEKLPGEEGAEVVLDRVLLVADDSGVVVGTPYVPGARVRAQIVKHGRGKKIVVFKYKPKKNYRKKQGHRQPFTRLMITAIER; encoded by the coding sequence GTGTACGCGATCGTGGAGACCGGGGGCAAACAGGTTCGCGTGGAGCCCGGGAAGTGGGTTGACGTGGAAAAGCTCCCAGGTGAAGAAGGTGCGGAAGTCGTTCTCGACCGCGTCCTTCTCGTTGCGGACGACTCGGGCGTGGTTGTGGGTACGCCCTACGTACCGGGAGCGCGGGTGCGCGCCCAAATCGTAAAGCACGGCCGGGGGAAAAAGATCGTCGTCTTCAAGTACAAGCCCAAGAAGAACTACCGCAAAAAGCAGGGCCACCGCCAACCGTTTACGCGCCTCATGATCACAGCCATCGAGCGCTGA
- a CDS encoding ABC transporter substrate-binding protein: MRTTKRAWRALGVLLLAVLLALPLAACGKKAEAPEKSEPATGEKSPAANAPASGTAKKEPVTLTVVTPPDPNSIPLLLLYAKQDEWLKGDVPVKLQVKLAPGGDPSAMKALIQNRDADFALFNSLGGRKMYEEGQKHIRLVGTHVWRGVYILTPQDVKDWKELNGANGIAVPGVQTPPHILAQKALKKQGAEVNFAPMGPGEALWTTLSENQQGIKVVAAPEPLVSMILMRQEKDNWKTKYKVFADPVEVLNPEGKIFPLGAVWLVNDKLLDTPEGVKAGKAFVEGFKKAIAYANDPANRQEAVQLLPKYWKEVFNQEAPPKLFEMMLSSGRLGLDFKGGPEAKDTVFSLWKNVMGVEGDPGIICTKLYQ; this comes from the coding sequence GTGCGAACGACAAAACGCGCTTGGCGCGCCCTGGGGGTCTTGCTCCTCGCCGTCCTCCTGGCGTTGCCGCTCGCCGCGTGCGGAAAGAAGGCAGAAGCCCCGGAAAAGAGCGAGCCGGCAACCGGAGAAAAGTCGCCGGCGGCAAACGCGCCGGCTTCGGGAACCGCGAAGAAAGAACCCGTCACGCTCACCGTGGTCACGCCGCCCGACCCGAACTCGATCCCGCTTCTCCTTCTCTACGCGAAGCAGGACGAGTGGCTCAAAGGCGACGTTCCCGTGAAGCTCCAGGTCAAGCTCGCCCCCGGCGGCGACCCGAGTGCGATGAAGGCGCTCATCCAAAACCGCGACGCGGACTTCGCCCTCTTCAACTCCCTCGGTGGGCGCAAGATGTACGAAGAAGGGCAGAAGCACATCCGCCTTGTAGGAACGCACGTTTGGCGCGGCGTCTACATCCTCACCCCGCAAGACGTCAAGGACTGGAAGGAGCTAAACGGCGCCAATGGGATCGCCGTGCCCGGCGTGCAAACGCCTCCCCACATCTTGGCGCAGAAGGCGCTCAAAAAGCAAGGGGCGGAAGTTAACTTCGCACCCATGGGACCCGGGGAAGCCCTGTGGACGACCTTGAGCGAAAACCAACAGGGAATCAAGGTGGTCGCCGCTCCGGAGCCCCTCGTGAGCATGATCCTCATGCGCCAGGAAAAGGACAACTGGAAGACGAAGTACAAGGTCTTCGCCGATCCGGTAGAGGTGCTCAACCCCGAAGGCAAGATCTTCCCCCTCGGCGCCGTTTGGCTTGTAAACGACAAACTCTTGGATACTCCTGAGGGTGTCAAGGCGGGCAAAGCCTTCGTCGAGGGCTTCAAAAAGGCCATCGCCTACGCCAACGACCCGGCCAACCGGCAGGAGGCCGTCCAGCTCTTGCCGAAGTACTGGAAGGAAGTGTTCAACCAGGAGGCGCCGCCCAAGCTCTTCGAGATGATGCTCAGCTCCGGCCGTCTCGGCCTCGACTTCAAGGGCGGTCCGGAGGCCAAGGACACGGTCTTCTCCCTGTGGAAAAACGTGATGGGGGTCGAGGGCGACCCGGGGATCATCTGCACGAAACTCTACCAGTAA
- a CDS encoding ABC transporter permease, with product MPHVWRYRILGIALFVLVWEVLSFVYPPAIVPGIERVVSALAEVLRQPGIWRDAGDTFLRVFLGTLLSVGIGIFFGIWSTLDARVREAVYPVFVTFEMVPPMAWIVLAILWFRLGHMPSIVVAVATAVPIVFFNLTEGAKQINWRLVEMAESFRVPLRDRIFTLYFPSLLPALLAAVSGGLSMNWRVVVMAEALSAYTGLGQKLWGEYLYGSGVNVYAYILLLVLLGLTLDYGLIGLFRSWVLRRYRLYEFQERRRLRAG from the coding sequence TTGCCGCACGTTTGGCGCTACCGGATCCTCGGAATTGCCCTCTTCGTCCTCGTCTGGGAAGTCCTCTCCTTCGTCTACCCGCCCGCGATCGTCCCCGGAATCGAACGCGTCGTTTCTGCCCTTGCGGAGGTCCTCCGGCAACCCGGGATCTGGCGCGACGCCGGAGATACCTTCCTTCGCGTGTTTCTCGGCACCCTTCTTTCCGTCGGCATCGGCATCTTCTTCGGAATATGGTCGACCCTCGACGCCCGCGTCCGCGAGGCCGTGTACCCGGTTTTCGTGACCTTCGAAATGGTCCCCCCCATGGCCTGGATCGTGCTCGCCATCCTCTGGTTCCGCCTCGGACACATGCCCTCGATCGTCGTCGCCGTGGCTACGGCTGTTCCCATCGTCTTCTTCAACCTCACGGAAGGGGCAAAGCAGATCAACTGGCGCCTCGTAGAAATGGCGGAGAGCTTTCGCGTCCCTTTGCGCGACCGGATCTTCACCCTGTACTTCCCGAGCCTCCTCCCCGCGCTCCTTGCCGCCGTTTCCGGCGGCCTTAGCATGAACTGGCGCGTCGTCGTCATGGCCGAAGCCTTGAGCGCCTACACGGGCCTCGGCCAAAAGCTCTGGGGGGAGTACCTGTACGGTTCGGGGGTAAACGTGTACGCCTACATCCTCCTCCTCGTGCTCCTCGGTCTCACCCTCGACTACGGCCTCATCGGGCTCTTCCGCAGCTGGGTCTTGCGCCGCTACCGGTTGTACGAATTTCAAGAACGCCGCCGCCTGCGCGCCGGATGA